The nucleotide sequence GGCGTGGCGGTGGCCCGGCGCGTCGACAACCCCTTCCTCGACGCCCTCCTCCGCCGCGTGCGGCGCGGCGGAGGCGCCCTCATCGAGAAGAGAGGCGCGGTCGCGCCCGCTCTCGCCGCGCTCCGCTCGGGTCAGAGCGTCGCGGTCCTCCTCGACGAGAACGGCGGGCGGTCCGGCCCGTTCCCTCTCTTCTTCGGGCGCCCCGCCTCCACCCGCAAGACCCCGGCGCTCCTCTCCGCGCGCACCGGGGCGCCGATCGTCGTCGGCGCCGCCGTTCGTCGAGGGGGGCGCTTCGTCTTCCGCCTGGCCTTCTTCGAGCCCCCCGGAGACGGTGCCCCGACCCCGCGCGACGTCCTCGACGCGACGGATCGGATCGTCCGGGTCTGGGAGGCGTGGGTCCGGGAGGACCCTCTCCAGTGGCGGTGGATCCACTGGCGCTGGAAAACCCGCCCCGGCGGGAGCGAGGAGACCTACACCCGGCGCGACGTCGACGAGGCCTTCGCGGCGGGCGTGGCCGGCGCCACAGAGGTGTCCGCATGAGCACTCCCTTCCCCGACCTTCGCGGCCGCGTCGCCGTCGTCTCCGGAGGGACCCGCGGCATCGGGCGAGCCGTCGCCCTCGCGCTCGCCGCTTCCGGTGCCCGCCTCGTCCTCGGCTACCGCGCCGACGCCGCCGCAGCGGAGGAGACCGCTCGTGCCTGCGAGGCGCTCGGCGCCGAGGCCCGGACCGTTGCGGCGAACCTCGTTCACCCCGAGGAGGCACGGGCGCTCGTCGCGGCGGCCGGGGACCGCGTCGACGCACTCGTCCACTCCGCCGCCCTCGGCTCCTTCAAACCGCTCCTCGACGTGAAGCCCGCGCAGTGGGACCTGACTCTCGCGGTGAACGCCCGCGCGTTCCTCCTCCTCGCGCGCGCGGCGTCGGAACGGATGCCGGACGGAGGGAGGCTCGTCGCCCTCTCGAGTCTCGGCGGCTCACGCTTCAT is from Holophagales bacterium and encodes:
- a CDS encoding SDR family oxidoreductase, whose product is MSTPFPDLRGRVAVVSGGTRGIGRAVALALAASGARLVLGYRADAAAAEETARACEALGAEARTVAANLVHPEEARALVAAAGDRVDALVHSAALGSFKPLLDVKPAQWDLTLAVNARAFLLLARAASERMPDGGRLVALSSLGGSRFIPEYGAIGPSKAALESVVRTLAVELGPRRILVNAVSAGLVPTTSVGLHPRFEELAAHARAASPLGRLGTPEDVAAAVLFLLSPLAGWVTGQTLVVDGGASLAT